The Candidatus Poribacteria bacterium genome window below encodes:
- a CDS encoding VOC family protein — protein sequence MKSKLYTMLMPILKVKDLDAEVAFYLSLGFELSYDDEEFKAIQYEDSIEFGLSRKADVNVEKVSQHFTWQIAVNSVQTVLDICQERNLEVVQGLKKYTYDFGDICTIAVKSPNGYDVIFEGDL from the coding sequence ATGAAAAGTAAACTTTACACGATGCTCATGCCGATTCTGAAAGTAAAAGACTTAGATGCTGAAGTAGCGTTTTATCTGTCGTTAGGATTTGAACTCTCCTACGATGATGAAGAATTTAAGGCGATACAGTATGAAGATAGCATTGAGTTTGGTCTTAGTCGCAAAGCTGATGTCAACGTCGAAAAAGTCTCTCAACATTTTACATGGCAGATTGCCGTAAACAGCGTCCAAACCGTTTTAGATATTTGCCAGGAGAGAAATCTGGAGGTCGTGCAAGGTTTGAAAAAGTACACCTATGATTTTGGGGATATCTGCACAATTGCAGTGAAATCCCCTAATGGATATGATGTTATTTTTGAGGGTGATTTGTAA